In Polyangiaceae bacterium, the genomic window AGGAACATGATCGACGACAGGTCGAAGGGCACGTCGATGTAGTGATCGACGAAGGTGTCGTTCTGCTCCGGATCCAGCACCTCGAGCAGCGCTGCCGCGGGATCGCCGCGCATGTCCACGCCCATCTTGTCGACCTCGTCGAGGACGAGCACGGGGTTCTTGGTGCCGACCTTCTTCAGCGCCTGGATGATGCGGCCCGGTAGGGCACCCACGTAGGTGCGGCGGTGGCCGCGGACCTCCGCCTCGTCGCGTACGCCGCCGAGGGCGATGCGGCCGTAGCGCCGGCCCATGGCGCGGGCGATGGAGCGGCCGAGGCTGGTCTTGCCCACGCCGGGCGGGCCGACGAAGAGCAGGATCGGGCCCTTCTTGTCGCGCCGCAGCTGGCGAATGGCCGAAAACTCCACGATGCGCTTCTTCACCCGCTCGAGCCCGAAGTGATCCTCGTCCAGGCAGCGGCGCACCTCGCGCACGTCGAAGCGGTCGCTCGTGGTGCGGTTCCACGGCAGGTCCGCGAGCCACTCGACGTAGGTCTTCGTGACCTGGAACTCCGCGCCCTGCGGCTGCATGCCGGACAGCCGCGAGAGCTGCTTGCGCGCGGCCTTCTCTGCCTCGGTCGGCAGCTCCGCGCGCGCCACGCGCTCTCGGAGGTCGTCCAGCTCGTCGTCGTCACCCGCCTCGCCAAGCTCCTCGCGGATGCTGCGCATCTGCTGGCGCAACACCAGATCGCGCTGCGAGCGGCTGAGCTCCTCCTGCACCATCGTGGTGATCTCGCCCTTGACCCTCAAGACGTCGAGCTGCCGCTCCACGACGGCGAGCACGATCTCGATCCGCGCTCGCACGTCCACCGCCTCGAGCACCCGCTGCCGGAAGGCGATTTCGGCCTGTTCCTCCGGCAGGTTCGAGGCGATGAGATCCGCCAGCGCGCCCGCCTCGCGGACGTTGTCGAGGATGCCCGCCGTCTCCTTGGGCAGGTTGGGCAGGAGCGCGAGCATCTTGCGGGTGGCCTCGCGCAGCCGCTTCGCCAGGTCCCCGAGCGACGCCTCGTCGCCCCCCTCGTCGGCGAGCCGCACGATGTCCGCGCGCATGTAGGGCTCGAGCCCGAGGGGCTGGTCGACGCGGAAGCGACCGATGCCGTTCAGCACCACGGAGTAGTTGTTCGGCCCCAGCCGTATCACCTTGACCAGCCGCGCGAGCGTCCCGACCTCGTACAGCTCCTCGAAGGTCGGCTCGACGGTCTCGGCGTCCTTCTGCGTGAGCACGCCGACCAGGGCGCTCTCCTTGCCGACCAGCTCCTCGACCAGCCGCACGCTGCGCGGTCGCCCCACGTTGATGGGCACCACCGACATGGGGAAGAGCACCGAGTTGCGCAGCGGGACGACCGCGATGCGCTCGGTGCCCAGGGGCTTCGGCGGGGCGGGCGCCATACCCCGGACACTAGTACGCCTCCGGGCAAAGGCCAGTACGCTGACGCTGCGCCCGGCCTGTGGTATCCGGGCGGCGTGTCTCCCCGCGTGACCCGCCTCCGATCCGTGGCCGTCGTGGCCGCCGCGCTCGCCGCCGGCTGCGCGACGGGCAAGCCCGCCCAGGGCCCGAAAGAGACGCTGGACGCCTATGCCCAGGCGCTGAAAGCCGGGCGTACGGAGCAGGCCTATTCGCTCCTCAGCGACGAGGCGAAGAAGCAACTGCCCTTCGAGGCCTTCGCGCGAATGGTCAAGGAGAACCCGGAGGAGGTGCGCGACATCGCCACCGCGCTGGCCCGCCCGTCCGGGCCGCCGCTGGTCACTGCCAGCGTGACCGCGCCCAACGGGGAGTCGCTCCTGCTCGTCTATGAAGGCGGCCAGTGGCGGGTCGACGGCTCGGCCATCGACCTCTACAGCCAGGCCTCGCCGGAGGCCGCCGTGCGGGCCTTCATCCGCGCCTTCGAGAACAAACGTTGGGACGTGCTGATGCGCTTCGTCCCGGACGGCAAGAAGGAAGGGCTCGACGCCGGCAAGCTCAAGAAGGCCTGGGAGGGCGAGCAGAAGGACGAGCTGGCGCGGCTCACGCAGGCCCTGGCCGCGGCGCTGCCCACGGCGAAGTTCGAGCGCATCGGCGAGCGCGCGACCATGTCCTACGGCGCCGGCGGCACCGTGGAGCTGTTGCGCGAGGGCGGTGCGTGGAAGGTCGAGGAGTTCCGGTGACGAGCCGGAGGGCGCGAGTCGAACGGACGACCAAGGAGACCTCGGTCACGGTCGAGCTCGACCTCGACGGCACGGGCAAGAGCAGCATCGACACGCCGCTGCCGTTCCTCTCGCACATGCTCGACCAAATCGCCCGGCACGGCGCCATCGATCTCTCGGTCAAGGCCAAGGGCGACGTGGAGATCGACGGTCACCACACCACCGAGGACGTCGGCATCGTGCTCGGCCGCGCAGTGCTCGAGGCATTGGGCGACCGCGCCGGGATCCGCCGCTACGGCTCGGCAACCCTGCCGATGGACGAGGCGCTGGTGACCGCTGCCCTCGACCTCTCCGGCAGGCCCTTCTTCGTCTGGCGCGTGCCGCTGCCCAAGGCGAAGATCGGCGAGTTCGACGTCGAGCTCGCCGAGGTCTTCTTCGAAGCCTTCGCCCGCAGCGCGCAGGCCAACTTGCACGTCCAGCTGCACGCCGGCGAGAACCTGCACCACATCGTGGAAATCTGCTTCAAGTCCTTCGCTCGGGCGCTCAGGAGCGCGGTCGAGATCGACCCCCGCGCGCCCGGCGTTCCCTCCACCAAGGGCACGCTCTGATGCAGCTCTCGGTCATCGACACCGGGCTCGGCAACCTGCGCTCGGTGGAGAAGGCGTTGGCCGCCGCCGCGGAGCGGGCGGGGCTTGCGGTCAGCGTCGAGCGCACCGCCGATCCCGAACGCGTGCGGCGGGCGGAGCGGCTGGTGTTCCCCGGGCAGGGCGCGTTCCGCGACTGCATGAGCTCCCTCGGCGGCGGGCTCGGCGCCGCCATCCTCGAGCGCATCCGGCAGGGCGTACCCTACCTCGGGATCTGCTTGGGCCTGCAGGTGCTGTTCGACGCGAGCGCCGAGGCCGAAGGCGTGCCGGGCCTCGGGCTCTACGCCGGGCGGGTCGAGCGACTCACGCCGGAGGGCGTGAAGGTCCCGCACATGGGCTGGAACCAGCTGGAGTACGCCGGCGAGGGCCACCGCCTCCTGGACGCCGCCGGCGGCGCCGGCACCTGGGTCTACTACGTTCACTCCTTCCACGCGCTCCCGGCGGATGTCTCTCTAGTGGTCGCCACCTCCAGCCACGGTCCTCACCGGATCACCGCCGCCATCGCCCGGGACAACGTGTTCGCGGTGCAGTTTCACCCCGAGAAGAGCCAAGCCGCCGGGCTGGCTCTGCTCGCCGCCTTCCTCTCGAGCTGAGCGCGCCGTGCTGGTGATCCCCGCCATCGAC contains:
- the lon gene encoding endopeptidase La produces the protein MAPAPPKPLGTERIAVVPLRNSVLFPMSVVPINVGRPRSVRLVEELVGKESALVGVLTQKDAETVEPTFEELYEVGTLARLVKVIRLGPNNYSVVLNGIGRFRVDQPLGLEPYMRADIVRLADEGGDEASLGDLAKRLREATRKMLALLPNLPKETAGILDNVREAGALADLIASNLPEEQAEIAFRQRVLEAVDVRARIEIVLAVVERQLDVLRVKGEITTMVQEELSRSQRDLVLRQQMRSIREELGEAGDDDELDDLRERVARAELPTEAEKAARKQLSRLSGMQPQGAEFQVTKTYVEWLADLPWNRTTSDRFDVREVRRCLDEDHFGLERVKKRIVEFSAIRQLRRDKKGPILLFVGPPGVGKTSLGRSIARAMGRRYGRIALGGVRDEAEVRGHRRTYVGALPGRIIQALKKVGTKNPVLVLDEVDKMGVDMRGDPAAALLEVLDPEQNDTFVDHYIDVPFDLSSIMFLATANYFDNIPAALRDRMEVIEVPGYTRTEKRAIAEQFLVPKQLKEHALKPEMLSFAREGVEAIIDYYTREAGVRGLEREIAAVCRDAAVRLAEGQTVQDVIVDKPWVEQVLGVHKHNPEIAERRLHPGAATGLSVTASGGDLLLVEVTRMPGKGEITVTGGLRNVMKESAATALSFVRSKAELLKLEPEFLRTIDLHVHVPKGGSARDAASAGVAIFVAVASLLLDTPVKPDVAMSGELTLRGRILPVSGIKAMVLAAHRAGMRSLVLPARNERDLEEVPDEVKQDLEVHLVSRVDEVLPLVLASPEERGPLSDRSFPPPGSGEARP
- the hisB gene encoding imidazoleglycerol-phosphate dehydratase HisB; its protein translation is MTSRRARVERTTKETSVTVELDLDGTGKSSIDTPLPFLSHMLDQIARHGAIDLSVKAKGDVEIDGHHTTEDVGIVLGRAVLEALGDRAGIRRYGSATLPMDEALVTAALDLSGRPFFVWRVPLPKAKIGEFDVELAEVFFEAFARSAQANLHVQLHAGENLHHIVEICFKSFARALRSAVEIDPRAPGVPSTKGTL
- the hisH gene encoding imidazole glycerol phosphate synthase subunit HisH translates to MQLSVIDTGLGNLRSVEKALAAAAERAGLAVSVERTADPERVRRAERLVFPGQGAFRDCMSSLGGGLGAAILERIRQGVPYLGICLGLQVLFDASAEAEGVPGLGLYAGRVERLTPEGVKVPHMGWNQLEYAGEGHRLLDAAGGAGTWVYYVHSFHALPADVSLVVATSSHGPHRITAAIARDNVFAVQFHPEKSQAAGLALLAAFLSS